A segment of the Trifolium pratense cultivar HEN17-A07 linkage group LG7, ARS_RC_1.1, whole genome shotgun sequence genome:
AAACCTACTGTTGCGATAAAAGTTTTCAACCATATACAAATTCACTCAAAACTAACATTTTAAACAATCAATTTGTAAAATCAAGATAATATACAATCAAATTGCAACCATTAATCCAAACAGGCACTAAAAAAACACAAGCTTTTAAGTTCTCCAATGATCTTTGAGCTATGAAAccattctctttttttttttgcattcaTTAGTTCTTATGATGTTAACTCACATAAATGCAATCTTGCTTTAATAAAACGTTAGTTTTTGCATTGAACAGAGAATCTAAATGTAAACCacttcatcaaaattttcttttaacgAAAgcaattaataaatataattgagGTGCTAGCTCAGTGGTAAGAGTCGAATTCAAATCTCGTCGGAGACAGTTGTAAAATGACCATCAGTGTCactttgattaataaaaaaaattcccctATCccaaattttgaagaaaatcaaatttacAAAGCCTCAACAAAAGTCACAAAATCCATGATTTTGGATGTAATATTTCTTATTAATTTAATTCACCTATTtgtaaacttttattttattaaagagaaaaaaaaatgaaaacccaAATGACAAAAGCATATATTTTTACTGTCATTATCATGTTTTCTAATTTCCAAAACATCCAAACAGCATACTGATAAGATCTCAGCAGAAGCagcaatataatataatataataatatttcaaaaccaaaatctgtaaataataataataataataataataataacaactatAATCAATAATTGATTCCTTCAAAAAACTATAATCAATaattgatgataataataacaaagaaGAGTTTAATTTGAAGATTTAGAAGctgatatattaaaaaaataaaataataatgataccTTAAAAAGCTTAGAATTTGATGTTGATGAATGGTTGGTTTGGTTAGAAGAAAGAGGAGAAAGAAGACGTGCGTGTATCTTTGATGGCTAATCAGCTGTAAAATTGCGGTGACCCGTGAATTGTGATTTGTGttttcagagagagagagagagagagagatgttgTATGATTTTATATGCAAGGAGAAAAAGACGGGACAAGGTGTGCTTTGCTTTCTATTGCTAAATCAACAATAAGGAAAGCGCAGTAGGGTGGGTTGGGTATTATGCATAAGGTTTTGAGTTCATGGATTCtattgtaaaaagaaaataaataaatcaacaatAATGAATACTTTAACGCAATGAAATAGATTATACAGATTAAATGTGTTAACACATTAATTGCTGAGGATTATTCGATCAAAAAAGAATGATTGTGattgaaattatataaagtcTGTCAAATTGTACAAAATAAATTAGACCTGTTtgatcagttttttttttcatgttgaGATTGTTTATTGTGTGAAACTATATGAAACAGGGCCGATCCCAACCATTTAGAGGTTCAGGgccaaatattaaaaatgtCCCTTAATAATacttatttaaattgtaaataacgtCAATCACGTTGGACTCATTCAAACCAGTTCGGGTCACCACCACGGGACTGTAGCGAAGAAGACGAGGGTTTGAGTCACCATCACCTTTTCCCCTAATCTAAATCACTTTTTTCAAGATGTAGACCTTGAGGATATGGTGGTGTGTTTGACCTTCATGACGTCACCACCAACAAACCCTAGTCGTGGTAGTCAATTGCTGGCGTAACTTTTCTTTGTCATTTTCTCAAGTCGTCGCAACCTTCTTTAACCTCTCACTGTCGCGATTATTGTTTCAGTTTTTGGGCTGTTGGTTTTCGTGTGCGTGACAAATCTTGGTTGTAGGTCTTGATTTGGATCTGCTATGTTTGAGATTTGTTTCTCTATATGGCGGTGATTCACGCCACCGTCTCTCTCAGTTTGACGACAGATTGTTAGGCTCGAAGAGCTTTTGCTTGCTGCTAGTTTTTGCAAGGCATTGATGACACTTGGTTTGTTTCCGTATTGACGGTCAATTCATTTGTCAACTTTTGATCTTTAGTCGGCGCTTGCAAACATTCAtgcatcattttatttttttgcaactTGGTTTTACGCTCGTACGCGAACTCGCTAGGTTGTGCTCGTGATTAGTAGTTGAATTTGTTAGAGTTGGCTAGAGTTATATCAACTATGGCTCAGtttagtagaataaaattaaagtgtttgacaaatttagctgttgtaaatacaaaatgacataaaagtacatgattagtgggtagttattatatcttttttaaaaaaataaagaaataataaggctaaaaatgagataaatgtaaaaagctataagctataaactcatacgctacttgaaatagcatcttaAAAAACGTTacaagctagttagagaagctctttaccaaacacttcacatttttataaaataagctTATCGgctagtccaataaactataagctagcttattggacttaccaaacaatgccaatgttgttttgtttgtattATCTGTTTTAATTTGATTGCACTTTTTTGTGGttttatttgatcattttatctATGTGCTTACAAAAAATACATTCTTTTATGATTGTTTATCAATCtaaacatattttataaaacacaattttttttctttctttatttaatATGTCTTGGCTAACACCACAAAGTTGTATTGTCTCTAACTTCCAAATGTTCAATCAAACTTCTCTTGCTTCATGAGTGAAACACACTCTGATACTTCATTGGCTACTTGATGAGTATCTTGAAGTCCAGTAATTCTTTATTTCTTCAGCTGTTCTTCCAGGAAGTCTCCCAGCAATTAAAGGCCACCTGAAAAGGAATATGTTATAttcaaattgttaattttttaaaaaaatgagagTTGAGCTAAGTTTTATGTGCTTATGTATTCAAGGAaagattatattaattaatcatacTTACCTATCCCCCACTAGTTTATGCATTCTGATGATAAGATCTTCCTCATCTTCAGAGAATTCAACCTTGGAAGATTGACTAGAATTGGATTTCTCTgctttaattaaatttaaaaataaaaatcatacttctcttaatctaaaataaatggagtttgttatatttaaattttttctaaattaatcAGATCGAAGCTTTTAGTAGATCACACACATCATCTCTATATAGAACTCCTTAGAGATGATGTGATTCATGTAAAAATCATACTTCCTCTATCTggttaatttaataaataagttAGGGTTCAAGTGTATAAAGAGATGATgcactactagaaaaagttCAAATACCGACGGAATTTAGAGACGGAATTTGTTTCTTCTCTAATAGAGATGgaattagagaaaaaaaaaagatgttagAGACcgaaattcaaatatatgtatTAGTCACGGATTTTAGAGACAGAAATTTCTGTGTCAATAAAATTTTGTGTCTAAATCcgtctctattttattttctttataattataattgaaataaatagttaGAGACGAAAATTTGAGACGGATTTTAGTCGTGTCTAATATTTTTTGTCTCTATATTCGTCTCTGATTGGtcaacttaaaattaaaatagtcaAACATTTGTCAGAGACAGAAGTAATCCGTCTCtaaattaatctctctctaactaaataatattgaaaatttattttttgtgtcaTCCCTCCAAAAAGTTTACGCCAATTTTTTCACTGCTTTTTTCACTATCcgccaaaaaaattcaaagaattataattttatttaatatttttttatgataagatttttattttaatcaaacaaaaacaaaaacaatgttTTGAGTTGGGTTTCACGCACCCTGCGGTTTCCTCCTGCCGTTTCATCTCTGTTCGTCTCCGCCTCCACGATTCGTCTCCTCCATCCACGATTCATCAGAGGTCACGTTTCGGTAATGGTTTCTCTtaggtttttcttttttgtgatgtTTTCCTTGTTAACCCTTCTTCTCTTAGATTTCTACAATTTTCTGCATTTTTTCTTGCCTATGGTAGAAAATACTAGAAAACCCTAATTAAAAATTACCCCAAATAAGTTATCTTGATAAATTTCCATATTCAGAGGTTTTTGTGTCTTTTTTATAACAAtggagatatatatatatatgttaaaactAAATCAATGATTCATTACATTTTCCTTTCAAAATCATGCCCTCAATAAAGTTTATGCAAAACAATAATATCAATGGTTTTGAATTTGCTGTAGGGctatatatgcatatattttggaTGGCATTCATTGTTGATGGAACTTTATTTAAGCTTTATGATCTTAGAAGTTAGAATGGCACTGATACcatgaaaaaggttttgatttcCCTGGTAAAGAAAGAGATTTCAAATTTGACCCTTTGGCATAAATAGAATATTTTGGGTTATTTGTAGTTTTGTTGCGTGTGAGCTTATTTGTGTTCTAATCTAATTATAAAACCAGTTCTGTTTAATTATGTTTAGAATTACTTATTTGTGAGATTAAGTGAAAACTCACTTGTTTAATTAGGTTCATGTCATggttttgaatttgaagatcgtGCTTGTGAATTACttgtattaatttgtttttttgaagttttttggGATTTTTAAGGTATAATTGAGATTTGTAAGAGTTGAGTTTTAAGGCCTGGCTGTTGTGTTGATCCTCGGTGAAGGTGGCTGGTTTTCCTCTCTGTCCTATTGGCCTCTGCTGTGTGTTTTTTAGTCTCCTGGGCTGcgcttttgatttttttcttccctGGTTCTGGTGGTAGCTTTGTGCAGTTTTTAGAAGCTGGTTTTGGTGTTGTTTGGGACTAGTCTTTTGGTGCTTCTTACCTTCTTGTATTATTAGAGATGCTTTTTACTTTTTCTGTGTTTGCTTGGTTTGGTGGTTGGCTTGTGTTAAGCTCAACTACTAACTCCTCCCTTTTGTTTGTATCGTTTCCTTTCTACCCTTGGCATTTCTCATGCTTTGGATTAGTGGTCTTTTAATAAATttgctgtcaaaaaaaaaaatgttaattgaaTATGTTAGATGATTTTGTCCACATTAGTAGTGGTTTGTGCTTGCTGGTTCCATATGTGATGatcacttattttttatattgtagaAAGCTAAGTGAGAGAAGTTGGAGAAGCTTGCTAGTAAGGTATGTCTTCAAATTCCACCTCTTACTCTTCTAATCTTTTACAATTTTACTAGTTTGTATGGTATCAATGTGAATGTTTTGCTATTTACTAGCTTTAATATAGTAGCTAGGGAAACATTGGCCCTGAAAAATGCTTTGTTTTCGTAGCGGTAAAGATAAAGGTGAATGGATTGATgaagacaaaataaaagaattaacGGACCAATGGAAAGGTGAAAAGTGGCAAATTATTTCTAAGATTAATACACAAAACTGAAAGTCTCAAGCTGGACATAATGTGCACAATGGAGGATCAATTTCAGCCAGAGAACATGCCAAAAAAATGGTTAGTAGTAAATCTGCTTTAGTGAATTTCAATTTAAGTAGAttatactaaatttatgttGGTTATTGTTTTAGAGGATGAAATTGAATAGAGAGCCAACCTGTTTTGAGGTTTATCAGAGAATGCATAAACCAAAGGAAAAATCAAATGAGTGGTTTAACAAAGAACAAGCTCTGATAGCTGTAAGTATAAACTAATCTTGTTTAAGTTATAACTTTTAGCaatgtaaataataatatacttatagttacaatcttttaggaaaGTTACCAAACTAAATTGTTTGAGAGAAATTCTCAAATAGGTAAGGGTAGTAACCAACAATCTGATGATAGTATATACATGGAAGTTGTTGGAGGCATTAACAAGAAGGGACACATATTTGGATTGGGATCTCAAGCTGCCACTATCAAAGaatctttgaaattttctcCTTCAATTTCTACTGATGTGGTACGGTCAAATAAAGTTGCTACTACGGAGGCTAAGATTGAAGCATTAACCGTTGAACTTGAGCAAAAGAATCTTGAACAAGAAACGTTAAAACAAAAGATGGAGCATTGGGAGCAGATTTTTGGAAGGTTTGTGCCTAGTATTAATCAAAACTCTCCGGTTCAACTTGAAAGAGAAGGTGATAATGAAAATTATGAGATGGATGCTAATGAAAATGATGTGATAGATGATGAAGATTAGCTTTAGTTACtttcttttatgtatttttgttaaatcaaTTGTATGAATTTTTGTGTCTTTGACAATTTTAGGTTTGATATTATATTTAGTGCAGTAGTGGTGCATTTGATACTTTGTAAGAATGACATACATTTGGTGTcaattgaaatttgattttctcACATTCtagaattatataaattacatgtagtagataaaaattaatatttgaaaaattgtataagCATTTAATTGTATAAATGTGTTTTGTCAATATGGAGACAGAATTCTATGCTTAGAGACGGAATTTTTGAGACagaattatttgaatttaaagacGGACAATTCTGTCTCTATTAGAGACGgatttattatgttttgaattcaATGTTTAGAGACGGATGTTTATTTGATAGTGACAGATAAATTCTGTCTCCAATCAGAGACGGAATATAAAATCCGTCTCTGATAGTTTAGAGACGAGGAAATTAAAGACAGAATCAAATTGGTCTCTAATTCTGTCTCTAACATGCTTA
Coding sequences within it:
- the LOC123900126 gene encoding transcription factor CPC-like isoform X1 encodes the protein MANVDRSSEEVSANTSTAEKSNSSQSSKVEFSEDEEDLIIRMHKLVGDRWPLIAGRLPGRTAEEIKNYWTSRYSSSSQ
- the LOC123900126 gene encoding MYB-like transcription factor ETC1 isoform X2, coding for MANVDRSSEEVSANTSTEKSNSSQSSKVEFSEDEEDLIIRMHKLVGDRWPLIAGRLPGRTAEEIKNYWTSRYSSSSQ
- the LOC123900125 gene encoding uncharacterized protein LOC123900125: MRMKLNREPTCFEVYQRMHKPKEKSNEWFNKEQALIAESYQTKLFERNSQIGKGSNQQSDDSIYMEVVGGINKKGHIFGLGSQAATIKESLKFSPSISTDVVRSNKVATTEAKIEALTVELEQKNLEQETLKQKMEHWEQIFGRFVPSINQNSPVQLEREGDNENYEMDANENDVIDDED